GTGCAAATAATACGGGGCATAATTCCGGCGAGTGAAATAGAAACACCGGAGAAAACCTTCATGGATTGGAATTCAAGAGGGGACGCCAGTGCATTTGCATTCAAAGTCCGCCCACTTAGCATCAACCCTTGCCAAAATCCATTTGTCTACTTTCTTTCCAACGCACTGTACAATGCCAGTACTAATCAAACTGCCACTGAGTATACTCGGTATTGGGTACCCACCCCACCTTGTGCTTGGAAGATTCCTAACCCTTCTAAAATTCATAGAGTTCAGCTTTTCAAGAAACCTGATCCCCATTTATGGGACAAGGTACGTAATCATTTTAACTCTTTTATCTATCACAAATTTATTGACTCAGTAAaggaaattgatttttgttcttGTCTTCAGTCTCCGAGAAGAAATTGCTGTAGGATCTTGCCGAAGAAGAGGAAACGCACCTTGAGAATTGACGTGGGTGAATGCAGGGAAGATGAGAGTGTTGACGTTGGTTGACCAGATTTTGTCAGTCAGTACGAGATAGGACATGATCTTAATCGAAGTTTTAAGATCTTTTAGGTTTGATATCTGTGTTGATGACGATGGTTCAAGTTCAACTCTTAGAAAATTTTCGTTCGACATACGAAAGAAAATTTATACATGTttgtaggatttttttttttttgtaaattttcaagTTCGTGTCATAATTATTCCtaaacttaatttataattttttcttatatcataGCTTAAATTGGCCAAGGGCAAGATTTAACATCTACGAAACGCTGCGTTTCGTATTGCATTGACTCAGTCACTGTCAAGGACAGAAGTCAGTCCGCGGAAGACGCATTTAAGGTTTGCTTGTAACAGCTGTCAGAACACGTGGACCCGAACCGAGCCGTCGCGAAGTCTTCGACTCAATTACACAAAATCAGAAACTCGCGTACTTATTCATAAATCTGTAACAATTTTGTTTCTCTTACTAATGCTCATGGAGATCTTCCACAACACtcattcatctttctttctcttgtttttttttctatcatatctctgtgcattttctttttccctctcGTTCTCTCCTATCGACAACTACCTCATTGACTGCGGCTCCGCTGTGGACGCTATCATAGACAATCGCCGATTCGTTCCCGACTCATTTCGCTCAAACTCACCTTTGTTTAGTTCCTCAACTCGGTCTGTCCAACTCAATGGCCCCGGCTCCAGTTTACCCCAAATTTATAACTCTGCTAGGGTTTTCGACAGACCATCGAAGTATGTTTTCAAGATCAGAGATCAGGGGACACACATGGTACGGCTCCATTTTCACCAATTGAATTCTTCGGAAATCGATTTTGCTGATGTTAAGTTCCATGTTTTGGTTAATGGGTATGTCGTTTTGAGTAATTTTAGTGGGGGTCACAACTTGTTAAGTCCGAGGGTTAAGGAATATTTGATCTTTGTTCATGATGAGCAGCTCGTAATTAAGTTTTTGCCTGCTAGAAAGTCGAAATTAGCGTTTGTTAATGCCATTGAAGTGATATCTGCACCTAAAGATTTGATTTTGGATACTGCCCAGTTTGTGAATTGGGataaaattgagaaatttgATGGGTTAAGTAGACAAGCGCTTGAAGTTATGCATAGGGTTAATGTGGGTGGTTCTAAAGTGACACCTTTTAATGACACTTTGTGGAGGACTTGGTTACCAGATGATGAATTCTTGAAATCTGGTGATGGATTAAAAAGGGTGTATTTTAGTGGTAGGATTAGGTATCAGAGGGGAGGGCCAAGCCGCGAAGTTGGTCCTGATAATGTGTATAACACTGCCCGAGTAATTGTTAGCACGAATGCTTCAATTCCTAATTTGAATATGACTTGGGAGTTTCCTGTTGTTGAAAATTATAAGTATCTGGTTAGGTTGCATTTCTGTGATATTGCTAGTATCTCTGTTGGTTTGCTATTTTTCAATGTTTATGTTAATGGGAATTTAGCATATAAGGATTTGGATCTTTCTTACCTTACTGCTTATACATTGGCTTCTCCATTTTATATGGACTTTGTGGTTGATGTTGATCACTCGGGGGTTTTAAGTGTTAGTGTTGGACCATCAGAAAAGAGCTTGGATCATGCTGTTGACGGTATTCTGAATGCAGTGGAAATCATGAAGTTGAATAAGTCTATGGGTATTCTTGATGGAGAGCACTGTGCAGGGTTGATCTTGAATAGTTGGCCAAGGGGAAATACTGGGATTTTGGTTCCTTTGGTTGCTGCTGTGTGTATGATCCTAAGTTTATCTGCATTTATGCATAAGCGGCGGAATGGGGTGAAGAACTCTATGGGATGGCATAAACTGCCTACAGATGTGCCTGAAATGAATCCAAAGCATGGAAATCAACACATATCAGTAGAAATGTGatgactttctttttttttcaaaagaactGCGATGCTGCTTCTTACTAGTCAACTACATTTTGTTGTATACACTTTGTGTATAAGATACAATAGATCAGTATTTGCAATCCGTATGCTTGGAAAGTGCTGTTTTGTGAATTTGTATGTAAGTTGTACCAATATTAATCAGTATATTGTCTTTTGGAATTTCATTATTTTGCATTTCGCATATTACAGTGTTTGCTGGAGCAGAGAGGCCTTTGAATTTGCAGGTTTGTAAATAAGATATTAGTAATATAATGTAAGAAATGGAGGAGTAAGTATAGTTGTAGTGGGGCTATCTTCTTCTAAATACTAAAACAAGCATTGAACAGGCCATTGCTGTTGTTTATATTAGGTTTTTGAATTTGCAGATTTGTGGATAGGCATGGTATGATATCTAAGTGTAGTTGAAGTTGACTTCTTTAAATACTAAACAAGCATTGAACATTAGGGTTGTCACTTGTCAAAATTGTTCACGAGATTTTTCGTCACcaactttaattttaagtaaGTTTTGCgcaatacttaattaaaaaaagaaatgagataaaacaTAAAGTGATTCAGTCCATCCCATAGTTATTACCTGAAATGTGAAAAGGAACAACAAAACACTTGCTACATCAAACTTTACTAGATCTAAGCAAGCAACACCAGAATGAACTTCCAAACCTACAGCAATAGTCAAGATACAGagcaaagaaatgaaagaaataacGACCGAAAGTactgaaaaattacaaaaaaaaaaaaatctaaattcaagttttaatacaaGAACAATACATGCCAGCTTTATACAAGAACCATAACAACCCTCAGATCTAACATACGACAATGAGAGAAACCTAAATCATTCACCATGGGTTCGAACAACACCATCTCATCATTAGATCTGTTGCGAAATAATTGAAGCCCTAGGTCATCGAGAGGATGAGAGAAATTTCTtgtaaattgaaaatgagagaggaagcaaaaatatttttccactgttttgcccttttttttttttaccctttttaaacAAATCGTTAGTAGccattaactttgttaagaaaattaatattttttagtaatacataaacttttttatggtcttttatatttataagatttacaaaaaaaaaaattatcatctctacgAGGATTTATCCCTAAATATAATTAGGGGGGTTGTAtatcttttctttattcttaagtataaaaagattattctaataaaatatttttataatatattattatcaataataatatgataaataatataaaaatattttaattattatctctattttaaatattaaaataattttaattttattataattatatttttatttatttataaataaaaataatcttatttttaattactataaaaatattttaaaataattatattcaagatatttaaaataattaatcaaacataataataattattttatattttttaaaatttaaataatttatatttaagataatgttttaatttcGACAAATACACTCTGCCTGGTAAATTTTAGTTACTATAGAAGCCACAACCACACGGCAGCACACGTCCAACTGACCTCCACCcaataaatatttatccatgcaCGAGGCAGACTTacgttaaaaaaataaatgccTAATTGGTGACTATTAGTTTTAACGGTGGTAATTTTGTCACTTTACcaccaatttttttcatttttcatcatatttattttttctaattttcttatttttcttgataTTTTACCTCTTTCCTATCCTCCTTACTTGTTTGCTCTTCTCtaattttactttcatttttttttttctccttgtaAATTTTGTCTCTTTAAGTTGTCAGCCACGTCATCAAAAGTTGCGTGAAGCTGGCATGAGCTAAACAAATCCACGTGTCTCACAAGACCCACACCCTATAATCATGTCAACCTCTTAAACTTGCCACGTAATACTTGTacttaattaaacaataaaattatgtacgaATCCTAAATAGCTTAAATTTAAATACCGACGTTAATCATGCTTCCTAATCCTTCCTCCATCATGAAATGCACAAATCCGAGCATCTACCTTTTCACatgcattaaattaatatttacaaattcTCTCCTATATATACAGTCATCACGCTTACAGTCTCCACAAATATTTTCCTCTATAATTAAGTACCgagaggaagagaaagagagagagagagatggctTCATCTGATGGAAAAATACAAACAGTTCGCACTGCGATGAAGCTGCTGTTGATGGCAGTGTTTTTGGGCACTCTCATGATATGGATCATGATGCCCACCAGCACTTACCGCCAAACATGGCTGCCACATTTAAGATCaaagtataatttttcaaagtttcttGGAGTACAAGGTTAGAACACACTTGAAAACTTGATCTCACAATTCTGTAACATCGATCGTGCCCTAATATCTATTCTGTTAGCGATTTATGATATGCGGTTTTGTGTTACAGGTGCAACGCTTTTGATTTACACCTTTCCCATTCTCTTCATCGCTGTCTTCGCCTCCATATACCACTATATTGGAAAGAATTTGAATGACTATACACTGGAAAGGTAACCAGCCTTTTAGCTCTTTCGATGGGAAATTGAAAACACTTTAATTATGGCtgatcttctttttcttttttttttaatggttttgaATCATCAGCAACGACGGCAGAAAAAATATGTTGGCCTTATGGAAAAAGCCGATGCTTATA
This sequence is a window from Mangifera indica cultivar Alphonso chromosome 5, CATAS_Mindica_2.1, whole genome shotgun sequence. Protein-coding genes within it:
- the LOC123217151 gene encoding probable receptor-like protein kinase At5g24010, coding for MLMEIFHNTHSSFFLLFFFLSYLCAFSFSLSFSPIDNYLIDCGSAVDAIIDNRRFVPDSFRSNSPLFSSSTRSVQLNGPGSSLPQIYNSARVFDRPSKYVFKIRDQGTHMVRLHFHQLNSSEIDFADVKFHVLVNGYVVLSNFSGGHNLLSPRVKEYLIFVHDEQLVIKFLPARKSKLAFVNAIEVISAPKDLILDTAQFVNWDKIEKFDGLSRQALEVMHRVNVGGSKVTPFNDTLWRTWLPDDEFLKSGDGLKRVYFSGRIRYQRGGPSREVGPDNVYNTARVIVSTNASIPNLNMTWEFPVVENYKYLVRLHFCDIASISVGLLFFNVYVNGNLAYKDLDLSYLTAYTLASPFYMDFVVDVDHSGVLSVSVGPSEKSLDHAVDGILNAVEIMKLNKSMGILDGEHCAGLILNSWPRGNTGILVPLVAAVCMILSLSAFMHKRRNGVKNSMGWHKLPTDVPEMNPKHGNQHISVEM